A part of Antechinus flavipes isolate AdamAnt ecotype Samford, QLD, Australia chromosome 6, AdamAnt_v2, whole genome shotgun sequence genomic DNA contains:
- the MUC5AC gene encoding mucin-5AC isoform X15, translating to MGAGSWGQALPLWALLLLASSSRQQQQPGHDTPRVLYNLPGALQKQDSFSGSPLRVSMPVMTTISPIKTYSPSHNGQVCSTWGDFHYKTFDGDIFHFPGLCNYVFSSHCKSPYEDFNIQIRRSPGPNATTTVSRVTLKLEGTVLEMSPGAILVNGKPAQLPFSQAGILVEKSSTYVRVVAKLGLVFLWNQDDGLLLELDAKYANQTCGLCGDFNGVPTYNEFFSNNIRLTAAQYGNMQKMDGPTEQCQDPLPAAPHNCTDPFDICETVLLSAPFFACHALVDVDSYVEACRQDACRCDEGQRAACICGTVAEYSRQCAHAGGLPANWRGPKLCPKTCPWNMQYRECGSPCVDTCSNHEQSPLCEEHCVDGCFCPPGTVFDDISGQGCVPVNQCFCTYKGQPYAPGAFYSTECTNCTCSGGQWSCQDLPCPGTCSVTGGSHFSTFDEKHYTVHGDCNYVLVKPCDDKAFTVLTELRKCGLTDSETCLKSVSLSVGQTVIVIKSTGEVFVNRIYTQLPVSAGNATLFRPSSSFIIAQTNLGLQLTIQLSPIMQVFVRLEPSLQGLTCGLCGNFNNIQADDFRTMSGVVEGTAAAFVNTYKTQADCPNVKNHFEDPCTLSVENEKYAQHWCGLLTDPQGPFALCHAVVSPALYHRNCMFDTCNCEKSEDCLCAALSSYVQACAAQGVLLSGWRAGVCTKSMSCPKSLTYHYHITTCQPTCRSLSEPDVTCGIKFVPVDGCACQEGTFMDDTGKCVPLASCPCYYQGSALPNGESVHDNGAICTCTQGRLNCIGGQVPKPACTAPMVYFDCRNASAGATGAECQKSCHTLDMACYNSQCVSGCVCPDGLVSDGEGGCIHKDQCPCVHNEANYQPGETIQVECNTCTCKNRMWECTKEPCLGTCAVYGDGHYITFDGQRYSFSGNCEYTLVQDHCGKNSSGKGTFRVITENIPCGTTGTTCSKAIKIFLGSYELKLSEGKVEAMEKEGAKGEPPYSIRQMGIYLIVDTNAGLVLLWDKKTSIFIQLSQDFKGKVCGLCGNYDGNTVNDFTTRSLSVVGDVQEFGNSWKLSPTCPDAVPVRDPCTANPYRKAWAQKQCSIINSAVFAACHPHVEPTKYYEACVSDACACDTGGDCECFCTAVAAYAQACNEISVCVSWRTPSICPLFCDYYNPNGSCEWHYQPCGAPCMKTCHNPSGKCSHNVRGLEGCYPKCPPEAPIFDEDKMECVQSCAPCYIRGRYYPPGSPVPSDQNCHSCSCTEAGIKCTYDSKACVCTYEGRSFHPGEIIYHTTDGTGGCITATCSANGTIVGKVYDCDFTTPAPSTTFSFSHTTLGRHSTCQGHKVTSVPPVTSLATEHFTTPLPMTGPTVTVTKSETTECVKEVCTWSPWLDVSHPGTGANSGDFDTLENIRAEGYRVCSSPRGVECRAAEFPAVPWQELNQTVECSTTQGLICHNKDQASGKCENYQIRILCCTSQSCEPSTVRAPTTEPHSQSTVTPATSTSSPSTIPEPESHSTKTTVSPTTKEKETTESHSPSPKTLENSSHSPKVTSVEVRTVPVTNPCLQEVCEWTAWIDGSYPSPDINGGDFDTFKHLRSEGYKFCDVPTEVECRAKSFPNTPLEELEQNVTCSKTEGLVCLNKDQLPPICYNYEIRIKCCWKENVCGPKERTTSRTYTTQTPKSHGVTKITTEQKPTVKPTCQPQCSWTKWFDVDFPSSEPSGGDEETYNNIMARGEKICHKPEYITELECRSESHPGVSINETGQVVECNPDYGLICRNQDQKGKFKMCFNYEIRVLCCEPVNCPITTTTSPTTPTTTSVTTKSSPETTSHSVPTTTTSTPSSPQTPTTSVSTTPTTTPSTSTHPSTPSCQPQCSWTKWFDVDFPSSGPNGGDEETYNNIMARGEKICHKPEYITELECRSESHPEVSINETGQVVECNPDYGLICRNQDQKGKFKMCFNYEIRVLCCEPVNCPITTTTSPTTPTTTSVTTKSSPETTSHSVPTTTTSTPSSPQTPTTSVSTTPTTTPSTSTHPPTPSCQPQCSWTKWFDVDFPSSGPNGGDEETYNNIMARGEKICHKPEYITELECRSESHPGVSINETGQVVECNPDYGLICRNQDQKGKFKMCFNYEIRVLCCEPVNCPITTTTSPTTPTTTSVTTKPSPETTSHSVPTTTTSTPSSPQTPMTSVSTPTEKIPSTTPTTTPSTSTYSPTPSCQPQCSWTKWFDVDFPSSGPNGGDEETYNNIMARGEKICHKPEHITELECRSESHPEVSINETGQVVECNPDYGLICRNQDQKGKFKICFNYEIRVLCCEPMDNCPSTMPSSSLSPTISMKTSATTFLPSSKIPPFHVSTTFSTLSPHSSSSCYCFLSGKVYPAGTVIYNQTDNAGYCYSAICNRDCSVERIAESCPTIAPAPSPSTSASTTTAIDTSATTPRLPSASSSRPPVTTGKSSGCLNAEPPRKKGETWFMHKCKKATCEGDDVITLTPVSCPPVKELSCANGYPPVKVYDDADHCCYHYECQCVCSGWGDPHYITFDGIYYTFLDNCTYVLVQQIHPVYDHFRVLIDNYFCDAQDGLSCPRSITVEYKDNRIVLIRTLVRGMMENEIIFNNRTVSAGFKKDGIVISTLGIKMFVTIPEIGVQVMFSGMLFSVEVPFTKFANNTEGQCGTCTNDKRDECRLPDGKMASSCSAMSGSWKYHVPGQPYCAGPPPTPPVPSPTTSKPCPPSLLCMLIMSEVFEACHHVIPPEPYFEGCVYDQCRVPDGLVWCSSLELYASLCAAEGVCIDWRGETQGQCALTCPAGQVYQACGPIYPPTCQSPQGSINSSLTLPGNIGVLTEGCFCPTGTTMFSFDSEVCVPATPSECHSWCTGPNGEPVKPGATVPSGLCETCSCVRDDNPESKKSVIHCQPIVCDTHCPMGFKYQEEPGRCCGKCVQVACVVHTNGSAVHLVKPGQTWSSPEDKCVQYECEKVNGQLILVTAKKACPPVLCSPDQVRKSEDGCCLVCPPPPQVYPCAVGRHTQVIRKGSCSSPTPVEVTYCQGNCGDTMSIYSFESNALEHRCRCCRELSTSQRNVTLTCPDGSSLAFAFSQVEECGCQRLRCDKPDGGSGEGEESGESEEEPARSQETGAAPAAQRPR from the exons ATGGGTGCCGGCAGCTGGGGGCAAGCCCTGCCCCTCTGGGCCCTTCTCCTGCTCGCCTCCTCCtccaggcagcagcagcagccag GGCATGACACTCCTCGAGTTCTGTACAACCTCCCCGGCGCCCTGCAGAAGCAGGACT CCTTCTCCGGCAGCCCGCTCCGAGTCTCCATGCCGGTGATGACCACCATCTCACCCATCAAGA CCTACAGCCCCTCCCACAATGGCCAAGTCTGCAGCACCTGGGGGGACTTCCACTACAAGACCTTCGATGGCGACATCTTCCACTTTCCCGGCCTCTGCAACTATGTCTTCTCCTCCCACTGCAAGTCGCCCTACGAGGACTTCAACATCCAAATCCGGCGCTCCCCGGGGCCCAACGCCACCACGACCGTGAGCCGCGTCACCCTCAAGCTGGAGGGGACCGTGCTGGAAATGAGCCCGGGCGCCATCTTGGTCAATGGCAAACC GGCCCAGCTGCCCTTCAGCCAGGCGGGCATCCTGGTCGAGAAGAGCAGCACTTATGTGAGGGTCGTGGCCAAGCTGGGCCTCGTGTTCCTGTGGAACCAAGACGATGGGCTCCTG CTGGAACTGGACGCCAAATACGCCAACCAGACCTGTGGCCTCTGCGGAGACTTCAACGGCGTCCCCACCTATAACGAGTTCTTCTCCAACA ACATCAGGCTGACCGCGGCCCAGTACGGGAACATGCAGAAGATGGACGGGCCCACGGAGCAGTGCCAGGACCCCCTGCCGGCCGCCCCGCACAACTGCACGGACCCCTTT GACATCTGCGAGACCGTCCTCCTCAGCGCCCCCTTCTTCGCCTGCCACGCCCTGGTGGACGTGGACAGCTACGTGGAGGCTTGCCGCCAGGACGCGTGCCGCTGCGACGAGGGCCAGCGGGCCGCCTGCATCTGCGGCACTGTGGCGGAGTACTCGCGGCAGTGTGCCCATGCTGGGGGGCTGCCCGCCAACTGGAGGGGCCCCAAGCTGTGCC CCAAGACCTGCCCCTGGAACATGCAGTACCGAGAGTGCGGCTCCCCCTGCGTGGACACGTGCTCCAACCACGAGCAGTCCCCGCTCTGTGAAGAACACTGTGTGGACGGCTGCTTCTGCCCTCCAG GAACGGTCTTCGACGACATCAGCGGCCAAGGCTGTGTCCCGGTGAATCAGTGCTTCTGTACGTACAAAGGACAGCCCTACGCCCCCGGAGCCTTCTACTCCACCGAATGCACCAACTG CACCTGCTCTGGAGGCCAGTGGAGCTGCCAGGATCTCCCCTGCCCCGGCACCTGCTCTGTGACCGGCGGCTCCCACTTCTCTACCTTTGATGAGAAGCATTACACAGTCCACGGGGACTGCAACTATGTCCTGGTCAAG CCCTGTGATGACAAGGCCTTCACCGTGCTGACGGAGCTCCGCAAGTGTGGGCTGACTGACAGCGAGACCTGCCTCAAGAGTGTGTCCCTCAGCGTTGGGCAGACG GTGATTGTGATCAAGTCCACCGGGGAGGTGTTTGTGAACCGGATTTACACTCAGCTGCCTGTCTCAGCAG GAAATGCTACCCTCTTCAGACCTTCGTCCTCCTTCATCATCGCTCAGACCAACCTGGGCCTCCAGCTGACCATCCAGCTCAGCCCCATCATGCAAGTCTTTGTGAGACTGGAGCCGTCCCTGCAGGGGCTGACCTGCG GTCTCTGTGGGAACTTCAACAACATTCAGGCCGACGACTTCAGGACCATGAGCGGGGTGGTGGAGGGCACGGCCGCTGCCTTTGTCAACACCTACAAGACACAAGCTGACTGTCCCAACGTCAAGAATCACTTTGAGGACCCGTGCACGCTCAGTGTGGAGAATG AGAAATATGCCCAGCATTGGTGCGGCCTGCTCACCGACCCACAAGGACCCTTTGCCCTGTGTCACGCGGTGGTCAGCCCGGCCCTTTACCATCGG AACTGCATGTTTGACACTTGCAACTGTGAGAAGAGCGAGGACTGTCTGTGTGCGGCGCTATCCTCCTATGTGCAAGCCTGTGCTGCCCAGGGAGTGCTTCTGAGCGGCTGGAGGGCCGGTGTCTGCA CCAAGTCCATGTCATGCCCCAAGTCCCTGACGTACCACTACCACATCACCACGTGCCAGCCTACCTGCCGCTCACTCAGTGAGCCCGATGTCACCTGCGGTATCAAGTTCGTCCCCGTGGATGGCTGCGCCTGCCAGGAAGGCACCTTCATGGATGACACTGGCAAATGTGTGCCTTTGGCCAGCTGCCCATGCTACTACCAAGGGTCTGCCCTTCCAAATGGCGAGTCTGTGCATGACAACGGGGCCATCTG CACCTGTACCCAGGGCAGACTGAACTGCATTGGAGGCCAGGTCCCGAAGCCAG cCTGTACCGCCCCCATGGTCTACTTTGACTGCAGAAATGCCTCAGCAGGAGCGACTGGAGCGGAGTGTCAAAAAAGCTGTCACACTCTGGACATGGCCTGT TATAACAGCCAGTGCGTCTCCGGTTGCGTGTGCCCGGATGGGTTGGTGTCTGATGGAGAAGGAGGCTGCATCCACAAGGATCAGTGCCCTTGTGTCCACAACGAGGCTAACTACCAGCCAGGCGAGACCATTCAGGTGGAGTGCAATACCTG CACCTGCAAGAATCGAATGTGGGAGTGTACGAAGGAGCCCTGCCTGGGCACGTGTGCCGTGTATGGGGATGGCCACTACATCACCTTTGATGGCCAGCGCTATAGCTTCAGTGGGAATTGCGAGTATACACTGGTCCAG GACCACTGTGGGAAGAATAGCAGTGGCAAGGGGACTTTCCGAGTCATCACTGAGAACATCCCCTGTGGGACCACAGGCACCACTTGCTCCAAGGCCATCAAGATCTTCTTGGGG AGCTATGAGCTAAAACTCAGTGAAGGGAAGGTGGAAGCGATGGAGAAGGAGGGTGCCAAGGGGGAGCCGCCTTACAGCATCCGTCAGATGGGCATCTACCTGATTGTGGACACCAATGCTGGGCTGGTCCTGCTGTGGGACAAGAAGACCAGCATCTTTATTCAACTCAGCCAAGACTTCAAG GGCAAGGTCTGCGGTCTCTGCGGGAATTATGACGGCAACACCGTCAACGACTTCACCACCAGGAGCCTGTCCGTGGTAGGCGATGTGCAGGAGTTCGGCAACAGCTGGAAGCTCTCCCCCACCTGCCCGGATGCCGTTCCCGTCAGGGACCCCTGCACCGCCAACCCTTACCGCAAAGCCTGGGCCCAGAAGCAGTGCAGCATCATCAACAGCGCCGTCTTCGCAGCCTGCCATCCCCAC GTTGAACCCACTAAGTACTATGAGGCTTGTGTGTCGGACGCCTGCGCCTGCGACACAGGGGGAGACTGCGAGTGCTTCTGCACGGCCGTGGCCGCCTACGCTCAAGCCTGCAACGAGATCAGCGTCTGTGTCTCCTGGAGGACCCCCAGCATCTGCC CTCTGTTCTGCGACTACTACAATCCCAATGGCTCCTGTGAGTGGCACTACCAGCCCTGCGGTGCCCCCTGCATGAAGACCTGCCACAATCCAAGTGGGAAGTGCTCCCATAACGTCCGAGGACTGGAAG GCTGCTACCCCAAGTGCCCTCCAGAGGCGCCCATCTTCGATGAGGATAAGATGGAGTGTGTCCAGAGCTGCGCTCCGTGCTATATCCGAGGAAGATACTACCCGCCGGGCTCCCCAGTGCCCTCGGACCAGAACTGCCACTCATG ctCCTGCACCGAGGCAGGCATCAAGTGCACTTATGACTCAAAGG CATGTGTCTGCACTTACGAAGGGCGGAGTTTCCATCCTGGGGAGATCATTTACCACACCACAGATGGCACCGGGGGCTGCATTACTGCCACCTGCAGCGCCAATGGCACTATAGTGGGCAAGGTGTATGACTGTGACTTCACCACCCCAGCCCCCTCAAccaccttttccttctctcacaCCACATTAG GTCGTCATTCTACATGCCAAGGACACAAAGTTACATCAGTCCCACCTGTGACTTCATTGGCTACAGAACATTTCACGACTCCCTTGCCTATGACAGGCCCAACTGTAACTGTAACGAAATCGGAAACCACGGAGTGTGTTAAAGAGGTTTGCACTTGGTCTCCTTGGTTGGATGTCAGCCACCCGGGAACAGGGGCCAACAGTGGAGATTTTGATACCCTGGAGAACATCAGAGCAGAGGGCTATCGAGTTTGCAGCTCTCCAAGAGGGGTAGAATGCAGGGCTGCAGAGTTCCCCGCTGTGCCGTGGCAGGAGCTCAACCAAACCGTGGAGTGTAGCACAACACAGGGACTGATCTGTCACAATAAGGATCAGGCATCTGGAAAATGTGAAAACTACCAGATCAGAATTTTATGCTGCACTTCTCAGTCATGTGAGCCCAGCACTGTCAGGGCTCCCACGACAGAACCACACTCCCAAAGCACAGTTACTCCTGCCACCTCAACATCAAGCCCATCCACGATACCAGAACCAGAGAGTCACTCGACCAAAACCACAGTCTCTCCGACAACAAAGGAAAAGGAGACAACAGAAAGTCACTCTCCTTCCCCAAAGACACTCGAAAACAGCAGTCACTCTCCTAAGGTGACATCAGTGGAGGTGAGAACAGTGCCAGTGACAAACCCATGCCTTCAAGAAGTCTGTGAATGGACAGCCTGGATAGATGGGAGTTATCCTAGCCCGGATATAAATGGGGGAGATTTTGACACCTTTAAACATTTAAGATCGGAAGGATACAAGTTTTGTGATGTCCCTACAGAAGTGGAGTGTAGAGCTAAAAGCTTCCCGAACACACCTTTGGAAGAGCTGGAGCAGAATGTGACTTGTAGCAAGACAGAAGGGCTGGTGTGTCTGAACAAAGATCAGCTCCCACCCATATGCTACAACTATGAGATCCGGATAAAGTGCTGTTGGAAGGAAAATGTCTGTGGTCCAAAAGAGCGGACCACGTCAAGGACATACACTACACAGACACCAAAATCACATGGAGTGACCAAAATAACCACAGAACAGAAGCCCACAGTGAAACCAACCTGTCAGCCACAGTGCTCCTGGACCAAGTGGTTTGATGTGGACTTCCCATCATCAGAACCCAGTGGTGGAGATGAGGAAACCTACAACAATATCATGGCAAGAGGGGAGAAAATCTGTCACAAGCCTGAATATATCACAGAGCTTGAATGTCGTTCAGAGTCTCACCCTGGGGTTAGCATTAATGAGACAGGTCAG GTGGTCGAGTGTAACCCTGACTATGGGCTCATCTGCAGGAACCAAGATCAGAAGGGGAAATTCAAGATGTGTTTCAACTATGAGATCCGTGTCCTCTGCTGTGAACCCGTGAACTGCCCCATCACCACTACTACATCTCCAACCACTCCCACAACCACATCGGTCACTACAAAGTCAAGTCCTGAGACCACCTCCCATTCTGTGCCCACCACAACCACCTCAACTCCATCATCACCCCAAACTCCAACGACTTCAGTTTCCACAACACCAACCACAACTCCTAGCACATCTACCCACCCATCTACCCCCAGCTGTCAGCCACAGTGCTCGTGGACCAAGTGGTTTGATGTGGACTTCCCATCATCTGGACCCAATGGTGGAGATGAGGAAACCTACAACAACATCATGGCAAGAGGAGAGAAAATCTGCCACAAGCCTGAATACATCACAGAGCTTGAATGTCGTTCAGAATCTCACCCTGAGGTTAGCATTAATGAGACAGGTCAAGTGGTCGAGTGTAACCCTGACTATGGGCTCATCTGCAGGAACCAAGATCAGAAGGGGAAATTCAAGATGTGTTTCAACTATGAGATCCGTGTCCTCTGCTGTGAACCCGTGAACTGCCCCATCACCACTACTACATCTCCAACCACTCCCACAACCACATCGGTCACTACAAAGTCAAGTCCTGAGACCACCTCCCATTCTGTGCCCACCACAACCACCTCAACTCCATCATCACCCCAAACTCCAACGACTTCGGTTTCCACAACACCAACCACAACTCCTAGCACATCTACCCACCCACCTACCCCCAGCTGTCAGCCACAGTGCTCGTGGACCAAGTGGTTTGATGTGGACTTCCCATCATCTGGACCCAATGGTGGAGATGAGGAAACCTACAACAACATCATGGCAAGAGGAGAGAAAATCTGTCACAAGCCTGAATACATCACAGAGCTTGAATGTCGTTCAGAGTCTCACCCTGGGGTTAGCATTAATGAGACAGGTCAGGTGGTCGAGTGTAACCCTGACTATGGGCTCATCTGCAGGAACCAAGATCAGAAGGGGAAATTCAAGATGTGTTTCAACTATGAGATCCGTGTCCTCTGCTGTGAACCTGTGAACTGCCCCATCACCACTACTACATCTCCAACCACTCCCACAACCACATCGGTCACTACAAAGCCAAGTCCCGAGACAACTTCCCATTCTGTGCCCACCACAACCACCTCAACTCCATCATCACCCCAAACTCCAATGACTTCGGTTTCCACTCCAACTGAAAAAATACCATCCACAACACCAACCACAACCCCTAGCACATCTACCTACTCACCTACCCCCAGCTGTCAGCCACAATGCTCATGGACCAAGTGGTTTGATGTGGACTTCCCATCATCTGGACCCAATGGTGGAGATGAGGAAACCTACAACAACATCATGGCAAGAGGAGAGAAAATCTGTCACAAGCCTGAACACATCACAGAGCTTGAATGTCGTTCAGAATCTCACCCTGAGGTTAGCATTAATGAGACAGGTCAGGTGGTCGAGTGTAACCCTGACTATGGGCTCATCTGCAGGAATCAGGATCAGAAGGGAAAATTCAAGATCTGTTTCAACTATGAGATCCGTGTCCTCTGCTGTGAACCCATGGACAACTGTCCTTCCACAATGCCCAGTTCAAGTTTGTCACCAACCATTTCCATGAAAACATCAGCCACTACTTTTCTTCCATCTAGCAAGATCCCACCATTCCATGTTTCTACAACCTTCAGCACCTTGTCTCCACATTCAAGTTCATCATGTTACTGTTTCTTGTCTGGAAAAGTCTATCCAGCTG GAACTGTCATATACAACCAGACGGACAATGCAGGTTACTGTTACTCTGCCATTTGTAACAGAGACTGCAGTGTGGAGAGGATAGCGGAAAGCTGTCCTACAATAGCTCCCGCTCCCAGCCCATCGACATCAGCATCTACAACCACAGCCATAGACACTTCAGCAACCACCCCCAGATTGCCATCAGCATCTTCATCTCGCCCTCCAGTTACAACAGGAAAATCAAGTGGTTGCCTGAATGCAGAACCGCCCAGAAAA AAAGGAGAGACCTGGTTCATGCACAAGTGCAAGAAAGCCACCTGCGAGGGCGACGATGTGATCACACTAACGCCTGTGAGCTGTCCTCCTGTGAAGGAGCTGTCCTGTGCTAATGGCTACCCTCCTGTGAAGGTCTACGATGATGCTGATCACTGCTGCTACCATTATGAGTGTCAAT GTGTGTGCAGTGGCTGGGGAGATCCTCACTACATCACCTTTGATGGGATCTACTACACATTTTTGGACAACTGCACATATGTACTAGTGCAGCAAATCCACCCCGTCTATGACCACTTCCGGGTCCTCATCGACAACTACTTCTGCGACGCCCAGGATGGCCTGTCCTGCCCTCGGTCCATCACTGTCGAGTACAAAGACAATCGCATTGTGCTTATCCGGACTCTGGTCCGTGGAATGATGGAGAATGAG ATTATTTTCAATAACCGGACTGTCAGCGCAGGGTTCAAGAAAGACGGCATTGTGATCTCCACCCTTGGCATTAAGATGTTTGTCACCATCCCAGAGATCGGCGTCCAGGTCATGTTCAGTGGGATGCTCTTCTCAGTTGAGGTGCCCTTCACCAAGTTTGCCAACAACACGGAAGGGCAGTGTG GGACATGCACCAACGACAAGAGGGACGAGTGCCGCCTGCCTGATGGGAAGATGGCGTCTTCCTGCTCTGCCATGTCTGGTTCCTGGAAGTACCATGTGCCCGGCCAGCCATATTGTGCCGGGCCGCCCCCCACCCCTCCCGTGCCTTCCCCCACAACGTCAAAGCCctgccctccttctcttctctgcatGCTGATCATGAGCGA GGTCTTTGAAGCGTGTCATCATGTCATACCCCCAGAGCCGTACTTCGAGGGCTGTGTGTATGACCAGTGCCGCGTCCCCGACGGCCTGGTGTGGTGCTCCAGCTTGGAGCTCTATGCGTCCCTCTGTGCCGCCGAAGGCGTGTGCATTGACTGGAGAGGCGAGACCCAGGGGCAATGTG CTCTTACGTGCCCTGCTGGCCAAGTGTACCAGGCATGTGGCCCCATCTACCCACCCACCTGCCAAAGTCCTCAGGGAAGCATCAACAGCAGCCTGAC CCTTCCCGGTAACATCGGCGTCCTGACTGAAGGCTGCTTCTGCCCCACGGGCACCACCATGTTCAGCTTCGACTCCGAAGTCTGTGTGCCAGCCACTCCATCCGAGTGCCACT